The following proteins are co-located in the Camelina sativa cultivar DH55 chromosome 12, Cs, whole genome shotgun sequence genome:
- the LOC104731664 gene encoding probable disease resistance protein At4g19060 — protein sequence MDQAKKSTSEIDEKLDTIKLSFDTEYAKWLSRNQSGSFSKHGNLSIDGDSSPTRNSSSSTTIKKRRPKANRVETSSELPDHKIYGFVNETLFLKNFLLKQKESKEFKTLAIVGKYGVGKTTLCQDVFNNEEVKQAYSPRIWVSMYSKETKEEEDPKIDVVTRILRSLGVEDEMLEHIKTEAEEEKRIKDEAGETEEETVKEKELSRLLYALYSNLLGKKYLIVLDDVWEDNEWDQRLDDEKNQQEKSHLSCGFPKGSGGRVIMTSRDERLAKEIVGEEENLQHLFPRSDAESVWEMYKDAVKAALKIEVKPRYPGRFKQELMDKSCGIPLAARMLAKIEPVKMDETGDMERKKSF from the coding sequence ATGGATCAAGCTAAGAAGTCTACATCTGAAATTGATGAGAAGCTCGACACAATCAAGTTATCTTTTGATACAGAATATGCGAAATGGTTGTCTAGAAATCAGAGTGGATCTTTCTCTAAGCATGGAAACCTGTCCATAGATGGCGATTCATCACCAACTCGCAACAGTAGCAGCAGCACCACCATTAAAAAAAGGCGGCCTAAGGCGAACCGCGTGGAGACAAGCTCTGAGCTTCCGGATCACAAAATTTATGGCTTCGTAAACGAGACCTTGTTCTTGAAGAACTTCTTGCTGAAGCAAAAGGAATCCAAAGAGTTCAAAACTCTAGCGATTGTGGGGAAATACGGAGTTGGGAAGACGACGTTGTGTCAGGATGTGTTCAACAACGAAGAAGTGAAACAAGCTTATTCCCCGAGGATATGGGTGTCTATGTacagcaaagaaacaaaagaagaagaagatcccaaGATAGATGTTGTGACGAGGATCTTGAGATCACTTGGAGTTGAAGATGAGATGTTAGAACACATCAaaacagaagcagaagaagagaagagaatcaaagatgaagctggggaaacagaggaagagacagTTAAAGAGAAGGAGCTATCTCGATTATTGTATGCTCTTTACTCAAATCTGTTAGGGAAGAAGTATCTGATCGTGTTAGACGATGTTTGGGAAGACAACGAGTGGGATCAAAGGCTCGATGATGAGAAGAATCAACAGGAAAAATCACATCTTTCTTGTGGGTTTCCTAAAGGGTCTGGTGGGAGAGTTATTATGACTAGCAGAGACGAGAGATTGGCGAAGGAGAtagttggagaagaagagaatctgcAGCATTTGTTTCCGAGATCTGATGCAGAGAGCGTGTGGGAGATGTACAAAGATGCAGTAAAAGCAGCATTGAAGATAGAAGTGAAACCGAGGTATCCGGGAAGATTCAAACAAGAGCTTATGGATAAGTCTTGTGGTATTCCTTTAGCTGCTCGAATGCTGGCTAAGATTGAGCCTGTGAAAATGGATGAAACTGGAGATATGGAGAGGAAGAAAAGCTTCTAA
- the LOC104731661 gene encoding cadmium-induced protein AS8 isoform X2, whose product MVLMIIKGIFRRYEKWNPVHPTYGAFWGMGIGIGCGVGWGPGFGPEVIGYVGAGCGVGFSVGITLAGLGIGLPTNLLLAAPYNSVEATRKGAFKLFGKNLSTYDFMPQIGGLQRQVSEMCSGFNKKPHMDYEFDIKSFPLFISHDCGKFGSHLLHVRKGSEDNKSPRRS is encoded by the exons ATG GTCTTGATGATCATTAAAGgtatatttaggagatatgAGAAATGGAATCCTGTTCATCCTACTTATGGAGCTTTTTGGGGTATGGGGATTGGGATTGGTTGTGGCGTCGGATGGGGACCTGGTTTTGGCCCTGAGGTCATTGGCTATGTAGGTGCAGGCTGTGGTGTTGGTTTTAGTGTTGGCATTACACTTGCTGGTCTTGGCATTGGTCTCCCCacaaatcttcttcttgctGCTCCTTATAACT CTGTGGAAGCAACTAGAAAGGGCGCTTTCAAGCTGTTTGGTAAAAATCTCTCAACCTATGATTTCATGCCTCAAATTGGGGGGTTGCAGAGACAAGTTAGCGAGATGTGCTCTGGTTTTAACAAGAAGCCTCACATGGATTATGAGTTTGACATAAAAAGTTTTCCTTTGTTCATTTCACATGATTGTGGAAAATTTGGGAGTCATCTTCTCCATGTGCGCAAAG GTTCGGAGGACAATAAATCACCACGACGATCTTAA
- the LOC104731661 gene encoding cadmium-induced protein AS8 isoform X3 has protein sequence MIIKGIFRRYEKWNPVHPTYGAFWGMGIGIGCGVGWGPGFGPEVIGYVGAGCGVGFSVGITLAGLGIGLPTNLLLAAPYNSVEATRKGAFKLFGKNLSTYDFMPQIGGLQRQVSEMCSGFNKKPHMDYEFDIKSFPLFISHDCGKFGSHLLHVRKGSEDNKSPRRS, from the exons ATGATCATTAAAGgtatatttaggagatatgAGAAATGGAATCCTGTTCATCCTACTTATGGAGCTTTTTGGGGTATGGGGATTGGGATTGGTTGTGGCGTCGGATGGGGACCTGGTTTTGGCCCTGAGGTCATTGGCTATGTAGGTGCAGGCTGTGGTGTTGGTTTTAGTGTTGGCATTACACTTGCTGGTCTTGGCATTGGTCTCCCCacaaatcttcttcttgctGCTCCTTATAACT CTGTGGAAGCAACTAGAAAGGGCGCTTTCAAGCTGTTTGGTAAAAATCTCTCAACCTATGATTTCATGCCTCAAATTGGGGGGTTGCAGAGACAAGTTAGCGAGATGTGCTCTGGTTTTAACAAGAAGCCTCACATGGATTATGAGTTTGACATAAAAAGTTTTCCTTTGTTCATTTCACATGATTGTGGAAAATTTGGGAGTCATCTTCTCCATGTGCGCAAAG GTTCGGAGGACAATAAATCACCACGACGATCTTAA
- the LOC104731665 gene encoding putative disease resistance protein At4g19050, translated as MDNREKKDQISREEILKKIMESLGPDGVASRTLLVGEAGIGKTWLAKEVSKRVTQERSSNYNVLWLHLNKRIEDVKSLYENLAAQLSIIYEFEEGEEPDELDYSLESLKEKVTHVMSNNKKKNLLLILDDEGSMTTENHVMEDLNLREFLNEHSTLKLLITRRDEREEKESITIKVTPLTEDESRNLLRGSQNLLKMFTINKPSLMSCILSKSKGLPAAIVVLAKSLHNIKSFSAKQRRIIEELILSSESLDAAAASKNAIERNRYNPVLRLSYELLKLEETSTRPVIACFWHILDFYKYSGCAYYRDLIVHWMLEGYFDPVKSVEKAYQEGHSILMEFMNRGILKIQEDNMVVPEFSMSNLLDLQDCGFFGRSCLGFDRVYGGDKRKGLGKIILIDDMIQTIQSKQKNITTIIACGNRLRREVSGKFFERPEMQDLEVVVLFEPTFQDLVLSLSKLNKLRVLVIRDCDLIQNINELTDLKGLHVLEVSGASSLNSIPDDFFKKMSQLQSLNLSGLAIKSSPSTIENLKMLRCFILRNCSELQDLPNFNVATKKLEVIDIRGARKLESYFDRVKDWKDYKGKNKNFAHLRKLEHLDFSETQIIRLPIFHMKDFSTMPSLTRLLLRNCTRLKRLPQLKPLTNLQILDASGATSLVEMLEVCLEEKKELRILDLSKTVLPELADTIADVVNLNQLILRNCSQIEELPSIENLTHLEVFDVCGCNKLKKINGSFGKMSYLHKVNLSETNLGELPDKISELSNLKELIIRNCCKLKALPNLGKMTYLEILDVSGCTELEKIEGSFEDMIYLLEINLSGTKLKTFPELPKQSIYNSSKRIVLANSFCLERKEWSDIKECLETNSDGSMFSNVAEDIHEKGEKLVHQGDRYRVLDPEVPLGIDIVDVNKPMNLGTEYIAKAEYVSITENGSRSVSSIFDEFQMSLVKGCWVERCKNMNVLFESDEQQEKEKSSSSSSLENLWISNLPLLKSLYSNKGGFIFKNLKKLSIDCCPSITSLFSEIPDNLEILRVKFCDKLERLFEVEVGELSKLHKLQLLELPVLSTVGAKLPNLVKCTIVNCPNLKVGEDEQKLGTSVKEEITEE; from the coding sequence ATGGACAATCgagagaagaaagatcaaataagcaGAGAAGAGATTCTTAAGAAGATAATGGAATCATTGGGACCAGACGGTGTCGCTTCAAGAACTCTCCTCGTCGGTGAAGCTGGTATAGGGAAGACATGGCTTGCAAAAGAAGTAAGCAAACGTGTAACCCAAGAAAGATCTTCTAATTACAATGTCCTTTGGTTGCATCTGAACAAAAGGATTGAAGACGTGAAGTCCCTTTACGAGAACTTAGCTGCTCAGTTATCGATAATTTACGAGTTTGAAGAAGGCGAAGAACCTGATGAGCTTGATTACTCTTTAGAGAGCTTGAAAGAGAAGGTTACGCATGTGATGAgcaataacaagaagaagaatcttctaTTGATTTTGGATGATGAAGGAAGTATGACAACTGAAAACCATGTAATGGAAGACCTAAATCTCCGGGAGTTTCTTAATGAACACTCAACTCTTAAGCTTCTAATCACAAGAAGAGACgaaagagaggagaaagaatCGATAACGATCAAAGTCACTCCGCTTACCGAAGACGAGTCACGAAACTTACTCCGCGGTTCTCAAAACTTACTTAAAATGTTTACGATCAACAAACCTAGTTTGATGTCTTGCATATTGAGCAAGAGCAAGGGCTTACCAGCTGCGATCGTTGTTTTAGCCAAGTCCTTACACAACATCAAGTCATTTTCTGCGAAACAGAGAAGGATCATTGAAGAACTGATTCTATCGTCCGAGTCATTAGACGCAGCTGCTGCTTCAAAGAACGCTATAGAACGCAACCGCTACAATCCCGTTTTGCGATTGAGTTACGAGCTGTTAAAGCTTGAGGAGACGAGCACACGTCCAGTCATTGCTTGCTTTTGGCATATCTTGGACTTCTACAAGTACTCTGGATGCGCTTACTACCGCGACCTAATCGTGCACTGGATGCTTGAAGGGTATTTTGATCCAGTTAAGTCGGTTGAAAAAGCTTACCAGGAAGGACATTCCATTTTGATGGAGTTTATGAATAGAGGAATCTTGAAGATACAAGAAGACAACATGGTGGTTCCAGAGTTTTCTATGAGCAATCTATTAGACCTTCAAGATTGTGGATTCTTTGGAAGATCTTGTCTTGGATTCGACAGAGTTTACGGAGGAGACAAGAGAAAAGGTCTTGGAAAAATCATCTTAATCGATGATATGATACAAACAATTCAATCTAAGCAGAAGAACATCACGACGATTATCGCTTGCGGAAATCGTTTACGTAGAGAAGTTTCCGGAAAGTTCTTTGAGAGACCAGAGATGCAAGatcttgaagttgttgtactcTTTGAGCCAACGTTCCAAGATCTTGTTTTGTCTTTATCTAAGCTTAATAAACTCCGAGTACTCGTGATCAGGGACTGCGATCTTATCCAAAACATCAATGAGCTTACGGATCTTAAAGGCCTACATGTTCTTGAAGTCTCTGGTGCAAGTTCTCTGAATAGTATTCCTGATGATTTCTTCAAGAAAATGAGTCAGCTTCAAAGTCTTAACCTTTCAGGTCTTGCTATCAAATCTTCGCCTTCCACAATCGAAAACCTAAAAATGCTCCGTTGCTTCATCCTAAGAAACTGCTCTGAACTACAAGATCTGCCTAACTTCAACGTAGCTACAAAAAAGCTAGAAGTTATCGACATACGTGGAGCTCGAAAACTCGAGTCTTACTTCGATAGAGTTAAAGATTGGAAAGACTATAAAGGAAAGAACAAGAACTTCGCTCATCTTCGGAAGCTCGAACACTTGGACTTCTCAGAGACTCAGATCATCCGCTTACCGATATTTCATATGAAAGACTTCAGCACGATGCCATCCTTGACACGACTCTTGCTACGTAACTGCACAAGGCTTAAGAGATTGCCACAGCTTAAGCCCTTGACTAATCTTCAGATTCTTGATGCCTCTGGTGCTACAAGCTTAGTGGAGATGCTTGAAGTGTGtttagaggagaagaaagagctTAGGATCCTTGATCTTTCAAAGACAGTACTTCCAGAGTTAGCTGACACGATCGCAGATGTTGTTAATCTCAATCAGCTTATACTAAGGAACTGTTCTCAGATTGAAGAGCTTCCAAGCATTGAGAATCTGACGCACCTTGAGGTTTTCGACGTTTGTGGATGCAATaagttgaagaagataaatGGATCCTTTGGGAAGATGTCTTACCTCCACAAAGTCAATCTTTCGGAAACAAATCTTGGTGAGTTACCTGACAAAATCTCAGAGCTATCTAACCTCAAGGAGCTCATCATAAGAAACTGTTGCAAGTTAAAGGCTCTTCCAAATCTTGGAAAGATGACATATCTTGAGATCCTCGATGTTTCGGGCTGCACCGAACTGGAGAAAATCGAAGGATCATTCGAGGATATGATTTATCTTCTCGAGATCAATCTCTCAGGGACTAAACTAAAGACGTTTCCAGAGTTGCCAAAACAGAGCATCTACAATTCTTCAAAACGCATTGTTCTCGCGAATTCATTTTGTTTAGAGCGAAAAGAGTGGAGCGATATAAAGGAATGTTTAGAAACAAATTCAGATGGCTCTATGTTCTCAAATGTAGCTGAAGACATTCAcgaaaaaggagagaaacttGTTCATCAAGGCGATAGATACAGAGTTCTTGATCCTGAAGTTCCTTTGGGTATAGATATCGTTGATGTCAACAAACCAATGAATCTTGGTACAGAGTATATAGCCAAAGCAGAGTATGTCTCTATAACAGAGAATGGATCTAGAAGCGTATCTTCCATCTTCGACGAGTTTCAGATGAGCTTAGTCAAAGGTTGTTGGGTAGAGAGGTGCAAGAACATGAATGTTCTCTTCGAATCAGATGaacaacaagagaaagagaaatcatcatcatcatcatcattggagAATCTTTGGATATCAAATCTTCCACTACTAAAAAGCTTGTACAGTAACAAAGGAGGATTCATCTTCAAGAACCTTAAGAAGCTAAGCATAGATTGTTGTCCAAGCATCACATCGCTATTCTCCGAGATTCCTGATAACCTTGAGATTCTACGAGTGAAGTTCTGTGATAAGCTGGAGAGGTTGTTTGAAGTAGAAGTAGGAGAATTATCGAAGCTTCACAAGCTTCAGCTTCTTGAGTTGCCTGTTTTATCCACCGTTGGAGCTAAACTCCCGAATCTGGTGAAATGCACGATTGTGAATTGTCCGAATTTGAAAGTTGGAGAAGATGAACAAAAGCTAGGAACAAgtgtaaaagaagaaattacAGAGGAATAG
- the LOC104731663 gene encoding uncharacterized protein LOC104731663 — MGEAIPKAVKDMWDKWNIRGLVIFSLVLQAILVLLSPNRKRTQRGLIQFLIWSAYLLANWSADYAVGQISDSSGDKPEPQESPKTNELVAFWTMFLLLHLGGPDTITALALEDNELWLRSLFGLMCQFIATLYIFLLSIPNRLWEPTTLMLVAGVLKYVERIGGMRAASLERFKKLMPGEPEPGVDYSSFMEEYKIREISREHSEFVRVEEPEERQREVRPHVLTQLHAIQYGYKYFNIYKGLVVDFLYSSEHWIESKEFFQSLEAVEALSILEVELSFIYGTLFTKVDILHTWTGVTFRFISLGCLFSSLSIFKTSRKDEYDGFDVGLTYALILGGIAFDFISILMFYVSDWTFARMSKPKEEVDDPNNWLEEFLTWFLRFKELKWNKCMCHEKEYPSHMILDRLFIFRRWSEYVYGYNLIGSSLRIKPKRIHHTKGYIHKTFDTIIRSLYIDRAIGIIIRETVLLYIALNHIYEKIYLYISYMFIENRVMYYVLDPPLRLLNYFRFWFVIPLIKYLWEFFSITDQLNEIIFTSRERLTTELWQVIFEEVQNKCRFVLGSESSSYIYSARGGWILRDMKIDEYYENLLPYITDVDYDQSILVWHIATELLHQTDDNNARHDVYREVGKTLSDYMMYLVIVKPSLMSTVSGIDKLRFKAAIAEIKRLQEAKKLFERTPVEGSRDAKTACNAILDYYKADGQGNENPQGYRSKSVLFQASMLAQELQRIEIQISNKKMWEVVSKVWVEMLSYAAKHCDPKQHAAQLNIGGELISFVWLLMAHFGLGHQFRTTKEDSRARLVLDKTTTSCLV, encoded by the coding sequence atggGGGAGGCAATACCGAAGGCAGTGAAAGATATGTGGGACAAATGGAACATCCGTGGTCTTGTCATATTCAGTCTTGTACTTCAGGCAATCCTTGTTCTTCTCTCACCAAATCGAAAACGAACACAAAGGGGACTTATTCAATTTCTCATCTGGTCTGCTTACCTTTTAGCCAATTGGTCGGCTGATTATGCTGTGGGTCAAATCTCAGATAGTTCAGGAGACAAGCCTGAACCACAGGAGTCGCCCAAGACAAACGAGCTCGTAGCGTTCTGGACAATGTTCCTTCTGTTGCACCTTGGTGGTCCTGACACAATCACAGCTCTTGCTCTGGAGGATAATGAGCTCTGGCTCAGGAGTTTGTTTGGTCTGATGTGCCAATTCATTGCTACTCTATACATATTCTTGCTATCAATACCCAACCGCCTCTGGGAACCAACAACACTCATGCTTGTGGCTGGAGTCCTCAAGTATGTTGAGAGGATAGGAGGAATGCGTGCAGCTAGTCTCGAGAGGTTCAAGAAATTGATGCCTGGGGAGCCCGAACCTGGAGTCGACTACTCGAGTTTCATGGAGGAATACAAGATCAGGGAGATTTCAAGAGAGCATAGCGAGTTTGTCAGGGTCGAGGAGCCAGAGGAAAGGCAACGTGAAGTAAGGCCACATGTTTTAACACAGCTCCATGCTATTCAATATGGTTATAAGTACTTCAATATCTACAAAGGTCTTGTAGTTGATTTTCTGTATAGCTCTGAGCACTGGATAGAGAGCAAGGAATTTTTTCAGTCACTGGAGGCGGTTGAAGCTTTGAGTATTCTGGAGGTAGAGCTCAGCTTCATCTATGGCACTCTATTCACCAAAGTTGACATCCTTCACACTTGGACTGGAGTTACTTTCCGCTTTATATCCTTGGGATGCCTATTTTCATCCCTCTCCATCTTCAAGACATCTAGGAAAGATGAATATGATGGTTTTGATGTGGGCCTTACTTATGCTTTGATCCTTGGTGGAATCGCCTTTGATTTCATTTCCATCCTCATGTTCTATGTATCTGACTGGACGTTTGCTAGAATGAGTAAGCCTAAGGAGGAGGTGGACGATCCGAATAACTGGCTCGAAGAATTTCTCACTTGGTTCCTCCGTTTCAAGGAACTGAAGTGGAACAAGTGCATGTGTCACGAGAAAGAATATCCCTCTCACATGATACTTGACCGACTCTTCATATTTCGCAGATGGTCTGAGTACGTATATGGATATAACCTGATTGGCTCCTCTCTAAGGATAAAACCAAAGAGAATCCACCACACCAAGGGTTACATACACAAAACCTTTGACACAATCATTCGAAGCTTATACATAGATCGTGCCATCGGTATCATCATCCGAGAAACAGTTCTCCTTTACATAGCCTTGAATCACATCTATGAGAAGATATATCTATACATCAGTTACATGTTCATCGAGAATCGGGTAATGTATTATGTTCTCGATCCTCCTCTCAGgcttttgaattattttagaTTCTGGTTTGTAATACCTTTGATCAAGTATCTCTGGGAGTTCTTTAGCATTACGGACCAGCTGAATGAGATCATCTTTACATCTCGAGAACGCCTCACCACAGAACTTTGGCAAGTCATATTTGAGGAGGTTCAGAATAAATGCCGCTTTGTTCTTGGCTCGGAAAGTTCCAGCTATATATATTCAGCTAGAGGTGGCTGGATTCTGCGAGACATGAAAATCGATGAATACTACGAGAACTTGCTGCCATATATTACTGACGTGGATTACGATCAGAGCATCCTGGTATGGCACATTGCTACTGAGCTCTTACACCAAACAGACGATAACAATGCAAGACATGACGTATACAGAGAGGTCGGCAAAACCCTTTCAGACTACATGATGTACCTCGTAATCGTGAAGCCTTCTCTGATGTCAACAGTTTCAGGAATTGATAAGTTAAGATTCAAAGCGGCAATAGCAGAAATCAAAAGATTACAAGAGGCTAAAAAGCTGTTTGAGAGGACCCCTGTTGAAGGTTCAAGAGATGCAAAGACGGCCTGTAATGCAATTCTAGACTACTATAAGGCGGATGGGCAAGGAAATGAGAATCCCCAAGGGTATCGAAGCAAGTCTGTTCTGTTCCAAGCGAGCATGCTAGCGCAGGAGCTTCAGCGGATAGAAATTCAGATAAGCAATAAGAAAATGTGGGAAGTAGTGAGCAAAGTCTGGGTGGAGATGCTTAGTTATGCAGCAAAGCACTGTGATCCTAAACAACATGCAGCTCAACTCAACATAGGTGGTGAACTGATAAGTTTCGTTTGGCTTTTGATGGCTCATTTTGGTCTCGGACATCAATTCAGGACCACCAAGGAAGATTCTAGAGCCAGACTCGTTTTGGACAAGACCACTACCTCTTGCCTTGTGTAA
- the LOC104731662 gene encoding disease resistance RPP13-like protein 4 has translation MASQNNPHLSSPPKHDPKETVQLMLGLVNELHKHASDKLEHRLPRSNNEEGSETTIRIVSSRGEEQLIPMLQHHLGLLERKLIRLQKLREEVHEEVSEHLRPLKAILKQVKSSTPFPRLSNEVRLGLRGITTKVSDLVAKVPQLPDKPTRQLKALSLYSHSPENFGDNNGNRIIHLPGLHENAEALTKLKAFRQVEKEFMELAIENKMCLLSFAVFPENREVHRTMLMYWWIGEGFIPVEGAEESVREALQVFTDKKLVEPVEERRKVAPSSYKMNPFVHSSVIHLSKEIGLFDIYRKGSKPRMKQSEMGKVCLVEGSSAQPEAKARKMESADRIETVLNVSERYPEFAFKWFSELLPKMLQKPVFKSLHVFYLGRWERTQKRNIEVPNPEIMTSLNFMPHLRLLSFQGISTIRKLNRSVCKLHKLIVLDLRECSDLTQLPEKIESLHSLVYLDMTGCYMLEHIPMRLAALNNLEVLKGFVVSDTAYEGVACTLRLLKRLKKLRKLSIEIHRDDLGVHQLMEDLVKLKALTSLKVTWRKNLNTVRAGKPDDFKKIESLPDQLKKLSLQRFPHEQLPTWIHPHKLLHLKKLHIGGGRLLKGFGALPEKATECSVETLRLTSLPRLRIGWIELKKLYFPNLTFLEKYDCPKISLTPCDGNGIWRSDQDDQ, from the coding sequence ATGGCTTCCCAGAACAATCCACATCTGTCGTCTCCTCCAAAACATGATCCAAAGGAAACTGTCCAATTAATGTTGGGCCTCGTGAATGAGTTGCACAAACATGCGTCTGATAAATTGGAACATCGTTTACCTAGAAGCAACAACGAAGAAGGGTCTGAGACTACTATCCGAATAGTTTCATCTCGTGGGGAGGAACAGTTGATTCCGATGCTACAACATCATCTTGGACTGCTCGAACGTAAGCTGATAAGGCTGCAGAAACTTCGTGAAGAAGTCCATGAAGAGGTCTCTGAACATCTTCGTCCTCTTAAGGCAATTCTTAAGCAAGTGAAGTCCTCCACGCCTTTTCCTCGATTGAGCAACGAGGTGAGATTAGGTTTACGTGGCATCACCACGAAGGTGTCTGATTTAGTGGCCAAAGTTCCACAGTTGCCTGACAAGCCGACAAGACAGCTGAAAGCATTGTCATTATATTCTCATTCTCCGGAAAACTTCGGAGATAATAATGGCAACCGCATTATCCACCTTCCAGGCCTCCACGAAAATGCAGAAGCTCTCACCAAGTTGAAGGCTTTTAGACAAGTGGAAAAGGAATTTATGGAGCTTGcgattgaaaataaaatgtgcCTTTTGAGTTTCGCTGTCTTCCCGGAGAACAGAGAAGTTCATAGAACGATGTTGATGTATTGGTGGATAGGAGAAGGGTTTATTCCTGTTGAAGGAGCTGAAGAATCTGTGAGAGAAGCTCTTCAAGTATTCACTGACAAAAAGTTGGTTGAACCAGTGGAAGAGAGGCGCAAAGTGGCTCCAAGCAGCTATAAGATGAACCCTTTTGTGCATTCTTCAGTTATTCATCTCTCAAAGGAGATTGGACTTTTTGATATCTATCGTAAAGGGTCTAAGCCACGCATGAAACAATCAGAGATGGGAAAGGTCTGCCTTGTGGAGGGGTCATCAGCCCAGCCAGAGGCCAAAGCTAGGAAAATGGAATCAGCAGATCGAATAGAAACTGTATTAAACGTTTCCGAGAGATATCCAGAATTCGCATTCAAATGGTTCTCGGAGCTTCTACCCAAAATGCTACAAAAGCCTGTGTTCAAGTCACTCCACGTCTTCTATCTGGGGAGATGGGAAAGAACTCAGAAGCGAAACATCGAGGTACCGAATCCTGAGATTATGACATCTTTGAATTTTATGCCCCACCTGAGACTCCTAAGTTTTCAAGGGATCTCAACAATTAGAAAGCTCAACCGTTCAGTTTGTAAGCTACACAAGCTGATCGTCTTGGACCTCAGGGAGTGCTCTGACCTAACGCAACTTCCAGAAAAGATAGAGTCACTCCACAGTTTGGTCTACTTGGATATGACTGGATGCTATATGTTGGAACATATTCCCATGAGGTTGGCTGCACTGAACAATTTAGAGGTTCTCAAGGGGTTTGTGGTTAGCGACACCGCCTATGAGGGTGTTGCGTGCACACTGAGATTGctgaagaggttgaagaagctAAGAAAGCTCAGCATTGAAATACACAGGGATGATCTCGGTGTGCACCAATTGATGGAGGATCTTGTAAAGCTCAAAGCATTGACAAGTTTGAAGGTGACATGGAGGAAGAATCTAAACACAGTCCGTGCTGGGAAGCCTGATGATTTCAAAAAGATTGAGAGTCTTCCTGATCAGTTAAAAAAGCTGAGTCTGCAGCGGTTTCCGCACGAACAGCTTCCTACTTGGATTCATCCCCACAAACTGCTTCACCTGAAAAAGCTTCATATTGGAGGAGGAAGATTGCTCAAGGGTTTTGGTGCCTTGCCGGAGAAGGCAACAGAATGTTCTGTTGAAACATTACGTCTCACGTCACTCCCAAGGCTAAGGATCGGGTGGATTGAGCTGAAAAAACTCTACTTCCCAAATCTGACCTTTCTTGAGAAGTATGACTGTCCAAAAATTAGTCTCACTCCCTGCGATGGAAATGGAATCTGGAGATCCGACCAAGACGACCAATGA